One part of the uncultured Bacteroides sp. genome encodes these proteins:
- a CDS encoding 3'-5' exonuclease produces MEKFAAIDFETANGQRTSVCSVGVIIVDNGEITNRFHSLIRPRPNFYTYWTTQVHGMVFDDTKNAPDFPDVWRQIGPEVSGLPLVAHNSPFDEGCLKAVFNLYGLSYPDYQFYCTCRLSRKMHKGLVNHQLHTVSEHCGYDLKQHHHALADAEACAAIALNMFQKTQTDSFEELSAFVKQNY; encoded by the coding sequence ATGGAAAAATTTGCAGCAATCGATTTTGAAACAGCCAACGGGCAACGTACCAGTGTATGTAGTGTAGGAGTTATCATTGTAGATAACGGTGAAATAACCAACCGTTTTCATAGTCTGATTCGTCCACGCCCCAATTTTTATACTTACTGGACAACACAAGTTCACGGAATGGTATTTGACGATACCAAAAATGCGCCGGATTTTCCGGACGTATGGAGACAAATCGGTCCAGAAGTTAGCGGATTACCTTTGGTTGCCCACAATAGTCCTTTCGATGAAGGTTGCTTAAAAGCTGTATTCAATCTGTATGGTCTTTCCTATCCCGACTATCAATTCTACTGCACTTGCCGTTTATCCCGCAAAATGCACAAAGGATTGGTAAATCATCAATTACATACAGTATCTGAACATTGCGGATACGATTTAAAACAACATCACCATGCGCTGGCCGATGCAGAAGCTTGTGCGGCAATAGCTTTAAATATGTTCCAGAAAACTCAAACTGATAGTTTTGAGGAGCTCTCTGCATTTGTGAAACAGAACTATTGA
- a CDS encoding M48 family metallopeptidase: MRKLKTFPVIFVLVLFISACSTVALTGRKQLLLVSDSEVLSLSSTSFKEYMATAKVSTNKTNTAMVERVGKKISVAVEAYLNANGLGAEVKNFAWEFHLVKDTTANAFCMPGGKIVVNEGILPITKTEAALAIVVGHEVAHAVAKHSAERMSQQLLVSYGGQALGALLSKKSAATQTLAGQVFGLGANYGVMLPYSRSNENEADRMGLIFAAMAGYDPQVAVDFWQRMSQGGASVPEIFSTHPSDATRIANIKKVMPEALKYYKK; this comes from the coding sequence ATGAGAAAATTAAAAACATTTCCTGTAATTTTTGTTCTTGTACTGTTTATTAGTGCATGTAGTACTGTAGCATTAACAGGACGTAAACAACTACTTTTAGTATCGGACTCAGAAGTGTTGAGTTTAAGTAGTACCAGCTTTAAGGAATATATGGCTACGGCCAAAGTTTCCACTAATAAAACAAATACAGCAATGGTAGAGCGTGTTGGAAAAAAGATATCTGTAGCTGTTGAGGCTTATCTGAATGCTAACGGTTTGGGCGCTGAGGTGAAGAATTTTGCATGGGAGTTTCATTTGGTAAAAGACACAACTGCAAATGCATTCTGTATGCCCGGCGGTAAAATTGTTGTGAACGAGGGTATTTTGCCAATTACAAAGACCGAAGCAGCATTAGCCATCGTTGTAGGTCATGAAGTTGCTCATGCTGTGGCAAAACACTCTGCAGAACGTATGAGTCAGCAACTTTTAGTTTCTTATGGCGGACAAGCATTAGGCGCTTTGTTATCTAAAAAATCGGCAGCAACACAAACGTTGGCTGGACAAGTGTTCGGATTAGGTGCCAATTATGGTGTGATGCTCCCTTATTCTCGTAGCAATGAAAATGAAGCAGACAGAATGGGATTAATCTTTGCTGCAATGGCAGGCTATGATCCTCAGGTAGCTGTTGATTTTTGGCAACGAATGAGTCAGGGTGGAGCTTCAGTTCCAGAAATCTTTAGTACTCACCCTTCCGATGCTACTCGTATTGCCAATATAAAGAAAGTAATGCCCGAAGCTTTGAAGTATTATAAAAAGTGA
- a CDS encoding AraC family transcriptional regulator — MQDEIKYCHVPIFDDKSFVYDHVHVVWNEQITFHQHAEWELSYVITGSGTRIVGGLMETFSNGEVVLIPPNIPHCWSFDKNIHDDKGKIENITIIFPDSLFDKCAYVFPETKRYISCISQYKQAIKFESSTLQTLQKIMITMLLQNDMEQLSSLINLFVVIASSNETRIVGFCNKQDYNTERFQEVYRFIANNYQQNISLEDVANYIHMNRSSFCTFLKRTIGKSFFTILNEYRIESSCLMLRETKMPIAEICYAVGFNDVPYYNRTFKKLKGITPKDYRVKY; from the coding sequence ATGCAGGATGAAATAAAATATTGTCATGTTCCTATCTTCGATGATAAGTCTTTTGTTTACGATCATGTTCATGTTGTCTGGAATGAACAAATTACATTTCATCAACATGCAGAGTGGGAACTTTCTTATGTTATAACAGGAAGCGGAACACGTATCGTTGGTGGTCTTATGGAAACTTTTTCTAATGGTGAAGTTGTACTTATTCCTCCCAATATACCTCATTGTTGGTCCTTTGATAAAAATATTCACGACGATAAAGGTAAAATTGAGAATATAACGATTATTTTCCCGGATTCGCTATTTGATAAATGTGCTTATGTATTTCCGGAAACAAAACGATATATTTCATGTATCAGCCAATATAAACAGGCTATAAAGTTTGAAAGTAGTACATTACAAACGCTTCAGAAAATAATGATTACCATGTTATTGCAAAATGATATGGAACAATTGTCTTCTTTGATTAATCTATTTGTTGTAATAGCATCTTCCAATGAAACACGTATTGTTGGCTTTTGCAATAAACAAGATTATAATACGGAAAGATTTCAGGAAGTATACCGGTTTATTGCAAATAATTATCAGCAGAATATTTCGCTTGAGGATGTTGCAAATTATATTCACATGAATCGTTCGTCGTTTTGTACCTTTCTAAAACGAACAATCGGAAAGTCGTTTTTTACTATTTTGAATGAATATCGCATTGAATCATCATGTCTGATGCTTCGTGAAACTAAAATGCCTATAGCCGAGATATGCTATGCCGTTGGGTTTAACGATGTGCCGTATTATAATCGCACATTTAAAAAGCTGAAAGGAATAACACCTAAAGATTACAGAGTAAAATATTGA
- a CDS encoding acyltransferase: MNYISSTSFTDTKSHYEILDGLRGVAAVIVVMFHIFETFTGGDHSKQIINHGYMAVDFFFVLSGFVIGYAYDDRWNKMSLKGFFKRRIIRLHPMIIAGMIIGAIFFYFQEGAAFPIISQTPVWKMILVMLIGFTLIPVPTSMDIRGWGEMHPLNGPAWSLFFEYIANILYALFIRKFSNKLLAILVFIAGCALIHLAVTSPNGDIIGGWSIEPTQLRIGFTRLLYPFFAGLLLSRICKPGRINHAFFWCSLILVIILSIPRVGGNQLWMNGLYDSLCIIFIFPFIVYLGASGKVKGKYSSKICKFLGEISYPIYIIHYPFIYMFTSWVTKNNITSFTKAFPIALFVLLSTILLSFLCVRLYDVPLRKWLVKRFMKSPAN, translated from the coding sequence ATGAATTACATTTCTTCAACTTCATTTACAGACACAAAAAGTCACTACGAAATATTAGATGGGCTACGCGGAGTGGCAGCAGTAATAGTCGTTATGTTTCATATCTTTGAAACTTTCACCGGTGGCGATCATTCAAAACAAATAATAAATCATGGTTATATGGCTGTAGATTTTTTCTTTGTTCTTTCGGGCTTTGTTATTGGTTATGCTTATGATGACCGTTGGAATAAGATGAGCTTGAAAGGATTTTTCAAACGCCGTATTATCCGCCTCCATCCAATGATTATAGCAGGTATGATTATTGGTGCCATATTTTTCTATTTCCAGGAAGGTGCCGCTTTTCCTATAATAAGTCAGACTCCCGTTTGGAAAATGATTCTTGTTATGCTGATTGGTTTTACACTGATTCCTGTTCCAACATCAATGGATATACGTGGTTGGGGAGAAATGCATCCACTTAACGGACCAGCCTGGTCTCTGTTTTTTGAGTACATAGCCAATATTCTTTATGCTCTATTCATCCGGAAGTTCTCCAATAAGTTACTTGCAATTCTGGTATTTATTGCCGGATGTGCCTTGATTCACCTTGCAGTTACAAGTCCCAACGGAGACATTATTGGCGGCTGGTCAATAGAACCAACACAATTACGAATAGGATTTACGAGATTACTTTACCCATTTTTTGCCGGACTGTTATTATCCCGAATCTGCAAGCCCGGGCGTATTAATCATGCTTTCTTCTGGTGCAGTCTTATACTGGTTATCATTCTTTCAATACCCAGAGTAGGAGGAAATCAGTTGTGGATGAATGGTCTTTACGATTCTTTATGCATTATATTCATATTTCCGTTTATCGTTTATCTAGGTGCCAGCGGCAAAGTAAAAGGGAAATATTCTTCAAAAATATGTAAGTTTTTAGGTGAAATCTCTTATCCTATATATATTATTCACTACCCATTCATTTACATGTTTACATCCTGGGTAACTAAAAATAATATCACCTCTTTTACAAAGGCTTTTCCTATTGCACTTTTTGTTCTCTTGTCAACCATCCTTCTTTCGTTCTTATGTGTAAGACTATATGATGTACCACTAAGAAAATGGCTGGTAAAGCGTTTTATGAAAAGTCCTGCTAATTAA
- a CDS encoding RNA polymerase sigma factor: MESTQEDFLKIISDYQGIIHKVNLIYFKTTADKDDNFQEILLQLWRSFPSLKDKTKLGSWIYAVAINTSISKIRKDSRLIFTDSMLDTESMEDDTDNFESDINHQKLTEALHKLNEIDRSIMLLYLEDLDYNQIAEIIGITSTNVGVRINRSKKQLKKYLNYK; this comes from the coding sequence ATGGAATCAACACAAGAAGATTTTCTAAAAATAATATCAGACTATCAAGGTATCATACATAAAGTAAATCTAATATACTTTAAAACGACTGCCGATAAAGATGATAATTTTCAAGAAATTCTCCTTCAACTATGGAGATCATTTCCATCATTGAAGGATAAAACAAAGTTAGGATCTTGGATATATGCTGTTGCTATTAATACCTCAATATCAAAAATTAGAAAAGATAGCAGACTCATATTTACAGATTCTATGCTTGATACAGAGTCAATGGAGGATGATACAGATAATTTCGAATCTGATATAAACCACCAAAAGCTTACTGAAGCACTTCATAAGCTAAATGAGATAGACAGATCAATTATGTTACTTTATCTAGAAGATTTAGATTATAACCAAATCGCAGAAATAATAGGTATAACTAGTACAAATGTTGGGGTTAGGATTAACCGTTCTAAAAAACAATTAAAGAAATACTTAAATTATAAATAA
- the ilvC gene encoding ketol-acid reductoisomerase — MAQMNFGGVVENVVTREEFPLEKAREVLKNEIIAVIGYGVQGPGQSLNLRDNGFNVIVGQRKGGKTWEKAVADGWVPGETLFDIDEACQRGTIIQYLLSDAAQIEVWPTVKKNLTPGKALYFSHGFGITYKERTGIVPPADVDVILVAPKGSGTSLRTMFLEGRGLNSSYAIFQDATGNAFDRVVALGIGVGSGYLFETTFKREVYSDLTGERGTLMGAIQGLLLAQYEVLRENGHTPSEAFNETVEELTQSLMPLFAKNGMDWMYANCSTTAQRGALDWMGPFHDATKPVFEKLYSEVKCGNEAQRSIDTNSKPDYREGLDAELKALRESEMWQAGAVVRKLRPENN, encoded by the coding sequence ATGGCACAAATGAATTTTGGCGGTGTTGTTGAAAATGTAGTAACCCGCGAGGAATTTCCTTTAGAAAAAGCACGTGAAGTATTGAAAAATGAAATCATTGCAGTGATTGGTTATGGCGTTCAGGGACCTGGACAATCATTGAACCTTAGAGACAATGGTTTTAATGTAATCGTTGGCCAACGTAAAGGTGGCAAAACTTGGGAAAAAGCTGTTGCTGACGGATGGGTTCCAGGAGAAACTTTGTTTGATATAGACGAAGCTTGCCAACGTGGTACTATTATTCAGTATCTTCTTTCAGATGCTGCTCAGATTGAAGTGTGGCCTACAGTAAAGAAGAACCTTACTCCAGGTAAAGCTCTTTATTTCTCTCATGGCTTTGGTATTACTTACAAAGAAAGAACAGGTATTGTTCCTCCAGCAGATGTAGATGTAATTCTTGTTGCTCCTAAAGGATCTGGTACATCACTTCGTACAATGTTCCTTGAAGGCCGTGGCTTGAACTCTTCTTATGCTATCTTCCAGGATGCAACAGGTAACGCATTCGATCGTGTTGTTGCTCTTGGTATCGGTGTTGGTTCTGGTTACTTGTTCGAAACTACATTCAAACGTGAAGTTTACTCTGACTTAACTGGCGAACGTGGTACTTTGATGGGTGCTATTCAAGGTTTACTTCTTGCTCAATATGAAGTATTGCGTGAAAACGGACATACTCCATCTGAAGCTTTCAATGAAACAGTAGAAGAACTTACTCAGTCATTGATGCCTTTGTTTGCTAAGAATGGTATGGACTGGATGTACGCAAACTGTTCAACTACTGCTCAACGTGGTGCTCTCGACTGGATGGGCCCATTCCACGATGCAACAAAACCTGTATTTGAGAAATTGTATTCTGAAGTTAAGTGTGGTAACGAAGCTCAACGTTCAATTGATACAAACTCTAAACCAGACTACCGCGAAGGTTTGGATGCTGAATTGAAAGCTCTTCGTGAAAGCGAAATGTGGCAAGCTGGTGCTGTTGTTCGCAAATTACGTCCTGAAAACAACTAA
- a CDS encoding acyl-ACP thioesterase domain-containing protein: MEQNKVGNYNFVAEPFHVDFSGHLTMGVLGNHLLNCAGFHSTDRGFGIANLNEAHYTWVLSRLAVELDEMPYQYKKFSISTWVENVYRLFTDRNFEILDEDGRTIGYARSVWAMISQQTRKPADLLTLHGGSIVDYVCDKECPIEKPSRIKVDDCEPDTTYEAKYSDIDINGHVNSIKYIERVLDLFPLEMYKEKRIKRFEVAYVAESYYGDTLSFYKQKINENEYNVEIKKNGGEVVCRSKMIFIN, translated from the coding sequence ATGGAGCAGAATAAAGTAGGTAATTATAATTTTGTAGCAGAACCCTTCCATGTAGATTTCTCCGGACATCTTACAATGGGCGTATTGGGTAATCATTTACTGAATTGTGCAGGATTTCATTCCACAGACAGGGGATTTGGCATTGCCAATCTTAATGAAGCTCATTACACATGGGTACTTTCCCGACTGGCTGTTGAATTGGATGAGATGCCTTATCAATATAAGAAGTTTAGCATTAGTACATGGGTAGAAAATGTATATCGTCTTTTTACAGATCGTAATTTTGAGATCCTGGATGAAGACGGACGCACCATTGGTTATGCTCGCTCTGTATGGGCTATGATTAGTCAGCAGACACGAAAACCGGCCGACTTGCTCACTCTTCACGGTGGAAGCATTGTTGATTATGTTTGTGACAAAGAATGTCCCATCGAGAAACCTAGTCGGATTAAAGTAGATGATTGTGAGCCCGATACAACTTATGAGGCAAAATATAGTGATATTGATATTAACGGACATGTAAACAGTATCAAGTATATTGAGCGTGTTCTCGATCTTTTTCCGCTTGAAATGTATAAAGAGAAACGGATAAAACGTTTTGAAGTTGCATACGTTGCGGAAAGTTATTACGGAGATACTCTTTCGTTCTATAAACAGAAGATAAACGAAAACGAGTATAACGTTGAAATAAAAAAGAATGGCGGCGAGGTAGTTTGCCGTAGTAAAATGATATTTATTAATTAG
- the ilvN gene encoding acetolactate synthase small subunit: protein MNKKLYTINVYSENMAGLLNQVTTIFTRRQLNIETLSVSASSIEGIHKYTITVHTDASTIEKVTKQIEKRIDVMQAHYYTDDQIIFQEVALYKVPALSLLGSNQVEKLVRKHNARILEVNQTYAVIELTGHPEETQALYDELMPMGLWQFVRSGRIAITKSPVERLSNFLALVESRKGKNGAE from the coding sequence ATGAATAAGAAATTATATACAATCAACGTTTATTCAGAAAATATGGCCGGTTTGTTGAATCAGGTAACAACTATTTTTACACGCCGACAGCTGAATATTGAAACATTAAGCGTATCAGCCTCTTCTATTGAAGGTATTCATAAATATACTATTACTGTTCATACGGATGCCAGTACAATAGAAAAGGTTACCAAGCAGATTGAGAAACGTATTGATGTGATGCAAGCGCATTATTATACTGACGATCAGATTATCTTTCAGGAAGTGGCGCTTTACAAAGTTCCTGCATTGTCCTTGTTGGGCAGTAATCAGGTAGAGAAACTTGTTCGTAAACATAATGCACGTATTCTTGAAGTAAACCAAACCTATGCTGTTATTGAACTAACCGGTCATCCGGAAGAAACGCAAGCTTTGTATGATGAACTTATGCCTATGGGATTGTGGCAGTTTGTACGTTCGGGACGTATTGCCATTACGAAAAGTCCGGTAGAGCGTCTGAGTAATTTCTTAGCTTTGGTTGAAAGTAGAAAAGGTAAAAATGGAGCAGAATAA
- the ilvB gene encoding biosynthetic-type acetolactate synthase large subunit — protein sequence MDKQLVTGSEALIRSLIKEGVDTIFGYPGGAIMPVYDCLYDHKQELNHVLTRHEQGATHAAQGYARVSGKVGVCVVTSGPGATNAITGIGDAMLDSTPLVVIAGQVGAALLGTDAFQEIDLVSLTQPITKWSYQIRRGEDIAWAVARAFYIAKSGRPGPVVLDFAKNAQLAKIEYVPHTIDFIRSYQPVVDIDEEAVCAAAQLINFAKKPLALVGQGVELGGAQKELLEFLEKADIPAGKTLLGLSALQTNHPLNKGMLGMHGNLGPNVKTNECDVLIAIGMRFDDRVTGDLHTYAKQAKVIHFDIDPAEINKNVKATVAVVGDCKTTLAAVTEQLKKNEHKEWIDSFKESEETEYNSVIKGELNPAEGPITMGEVVDKISKATNHEAVLVTDVGQNQMIAARYFQFTKSRSVVTSGGLGTMGFGLPAAIGAAFGAPDRTICLFCGDGGLQMTIQELGTIMETGAPVKIILLNNNFLGMVRQWQELFFHERYSSTPMRNPDYMKIASAYGIKGRSVYLRDQLDGAIKEMLQTEGPYLLEVGVIEKGMVYPMTPAGATVTNMLLGY from the coding sequence ATGGATAAACAACTAGTTACCGGTTCGGAAGCATTAATCCGTTCTTTGATAAAGGAGGGAGTAGATACTATCTTCGGCTATCCCGGTGGAGCGATTATGCCTGTTTATGATTGCTTATATGATCATAAACAAGAATTAAATCACGTTCTGACTCGTCATGAACAAGGTGCAACTCATGCAGCACAGGGATACGCACGAGTCTCCGGAAAAGTTGGGGTATGCGTTGTTACCAGCGGACCGGGTGCTACCAATGCCATTACCGGAATTGGAGATGCTATGCTTGATAGTACACCGTTGGTTGTTATCGCAGGTCAGGTTGGAGCAGCCTTGTTGGGTACTGATGCTTTTCAGGAAATCGACTTGGTTAGTTTAACTCAGCCAATAACAAAGTGGAGTTACCAGATCCGTCGTGGAGAAGATATAGCCTGGGCAGTGGCTCGTGCTTTTTATATAGCAAAGAGTGGCAGACCAGGACCGGTGGTTCTGGACTTTGCAAAGAATGCTCAGCTGGCAAAGATTGAATATGTACCTCATACAATAGATTTTATTCGTAGTTATCAACCTGTTGTTGATATCGATGAAGAAGCTGTTTGCGCGGCAGCTCAGCTTATAAATTTTGCAAAGAAACCATTGGCCTTAGTTGGTCAGGGCGTGGAATTGGGCGGAGCTCAGAAAGAACTCTTAGAGTTCCTTGAAAAAGCAGATATTCCTGCAGGAAAAACATTGTTGGGACTTTCGGCATTACAAACCAATCATCCTTTGAATAAAGGTATGCTGGGTATGCATGGTAATCTGGGACCAAATGTAAAAACCAATGAATGTGATGTTCTTATTGCAATCGGTATGCGTTTTGACGACCGCGTTACAGGCGACTTACATACTTATGCTAAACAGGCAAAAGTTATTCATTTTGATATTGATCCTGCAGAGATAAATAAGAACGTTAAAGCAACAGTGGCTGTAGTAGGGGACTGTAAAACAACGCTGGCTGCAGTAACAGAACAACTGAAAAAGAACGAGCACAAGGAGTGGATTGACAGCTTTAAAGAAAGCGAAGAAACTGAATACAATTCTGTTATCAAAGGAGAATTGAACCCTGCTGAAGGTCCTATTACTATGGGCGAAGTTGTTGATAAAATATCGAAAGCAACTAATCACGAAGCTGTGCTGGTTACAGATGTAGGTCAGAATCAGATGATTGCTGCAAGATATTTCCAGTTCACAAAGAGTAGAAGCGTTGTAACATCGGGCGGATTGGGAACAATGGGCTTCGGGCTTCCGGCTGCTATTGGTGCTGCATTTGGTGCACCCGACAGAACAATTTGTCTGTTCTGCGGTGACGGAGGATTGCAAATGACTATTCAGGAATTGGGAACCATTATGGAAACTGGTGCTCCTGTGAAGATTATTCTGTTGAATAATAACTTCCTGGGTATGGTGCGCCAATGGCAGGAACTGTTCTTCCACGAACGTTATTCTTCCACCCCTATGAGAAACCCTGATTATATGAAGATAGCTTCTGCTTATGGAATAAAGGGAAGATCGGTTTATTTGCGTGATCAATTAGATGGAGCAATTAAGGAAATGTTGCAGACAGAGGGTCCTTACCTTCTTGAAGTGGGAGTGATAGAAAAAGGAATGGTTTATCCGATGACACCAGCCGGTGCAACGGTTACTAACATGTTGTTGGGATACTAA